The genomic segment AGAAGCTGCGTCAGTCCGTCCTCTGGAGCGCCGGCGCGCACGAAGGCCGCCACCGACCAGCCCGTGCAAACGAGCGCGCTGAGTGCCGCATGGGGGATGCGCTGCACCGAGGCCAGCAGCGCCAGCAGCAGGAACACCACGGGCGCAAGGGGCGAGGCCTCCATCCCGCCGGTGGCGGCCACGCCGCTGAGCACCAGGACCAATAGAGAAATCGCCGGCGCGGGCGAGAGGTGGTTCGATTCGGCAAAGACGCCGCGGGTCTCGAAGAACAGCAGCGCCGTGAGCGCCAGCAACGCGGGTCCCGCAACAAGGTGCATCCAGTTGTAGGCGGAAGGATCGGTCCAGAACGCGCTCAAGCTGAGTGCGTAGAAACCCAGCAACGTCGCGGCCAGCGCGAGCTGTCTGGCAAGAGGGCCGCGCCCTCCGGCATGCTGGTCACGCCCGGAAGGCGCGCCGGATTTTCGGGATTCACGCAAACAGGCGCCTTAGCGGAACCGATAAACCAGTTCGCCGGCCCTCACCAGCCCCAGTTCCTGACGAATGATCCGCTCGGTGGCCTGCGGGTCCTCGCGCAGCACCTTGATGCGACGCGCGAGCGCGTGGTTGTCAGCCGCCAGGGCCGCCACGCGCGCCTCGATCTCCGCATTCTGCACCGCGAGCGAACGCACCTGCACCGCGCTCTGCACAAAGTTGTAGAGCGAGAAGCCGAGCGCGAACGCCGCCGCGAGCGATGCCATGTATCTTCGCCAGGGCATGGGACTTATTTTGTACCAAGGATACGCGGAATTGTCAATGATTTTGGGGAGATAGGCGGCACTACCGCTTTCATTCGGGCGAAGGCCTGTCCAACCACGTGCGCCCCCACCGCGTCATCCCGACCGAAGCGCAGCGAAGCGGAGGGATCTCGCAACCTCGAACCAGCATTGGCCATTCAAAGGCCGGCACAGCTTCGAGGTTGTGAGATCCCTCGACTTCGCTCGGGATGACGGGTGTTCGGATTGCCTACGTGGACGTGGACGTGGACGTGGACGTGGACGTGGACGACAGCATCATCTCACATCACTGACCCGCATACGCAAATAACCTGTCATTCTGAGCGAAGCGAAGAATCGAATCCCAGCCGGCTCCAGCCGATTCTTCGCTTCGCTCAGAATGACAACTTCTCATTGGAGCCTGCGAACTGCTAACCCTACTTCGCCCGCGCCTCAATCCCCAGCTTCCTGAATCCCGCGCCGCGGATGATGTCGAGGATTTCGACGACGCGGCCGTGGCGGGCCAGCTCGTCGGCGCGCAGCGCCAGGGGGACGTCCTTGTCGGGGGTTTCGGCCAGGAAGGCCTGCAGTTCTTCGAGGCTGCGCTGCCGGCCCTTGATGAAGATCTCGCCGCTCGCGTTGAGTTCGATCTCGATCATGTCGGGGGCGGCGGCCTCGCGCTGCTGGGCGGATTTCGGAAGGCTGATCTCCACGCCCGAGCGGCTGGCGAAGCTGGTTGTCAGCATGAGGAAGATGAGGACGATGAAGAGAATGTCGATGAGCGAGGTCAGGTTGATCTCGCCCTCGAGGTCTTTGGCGCGCGCGCGTCCGAAGGCCATCAGCCTTGCGCCTCCGCGCACAACTGATCCATCACGCGGAAGGCCTCGATCTCGATCTCCAGGGCGACCGACTCGGCCTTGCCCTGAAAGTAGCGCGCGCTGATGATGCTGGGGATGGCCACGAGCAGGCCGAGCACCGTCGTATAGAGCGCCGTCGAGATGCCCGAGGCCAGTTGCTCGGGCGCGGCAATGCCCGCGCCGCCGGTGGCCTGCGCGAAGATCAGCACCATGCCGACCACCGTTCCGAGCAACCCGAGCATGGGCGAGATCGTCCCCACCGTGGCGAGCGCCGCGACGCCGCGCTCGAGAAAGACCGACTCGCGGCGGCCCACCTCCTCGATGCGCTCTTTCAGGGCCGCGCGCGGAAGGCCCGCGTGGGCGGTTGCCGCCAGCAGCACCCGCGAGAGCGGGGTGTCGGTCTTGCGGCAGAGCGTGCCGGCTTCCTCATAGGCCCCTCGGCCCAGAAGGTCGTCGAACTCGACAAGGAACTGTTCGGGAAAAATCTTCGTGCGGCGCAGCGCCAGCAGGCGCTCGAAAAAGAACGCCATCGCCACCGACGAACACAGCGCAATGGGCAGCAGCGCGCCGTAGAAGATCCAGTCCTGCGTGGTCCAGTCACCCATGGGGGAAGCTCCCGCAGCCCCGGCAAAGAGAGTGCCGGGGTGCCCGGAGAGTTATAGGGAGGGCGGGGGATGGGTGCAAGCGGGGGGCTTCGGCACTTTGATTCAGGCAATCCACCCGCCGTTCAGTCTACCTTGGCCATCGTGAGCGTGCTCGTGCTCGTGAACGTGCTCGATTCGTGCACCAGCACGTTCACGTCCACGTTCACGACTGCCCGGGCGCTCGGTTCGGCTGCGGCTGCGGCTGGCGGGATTCACGATGGATAGATCGGCAGAACAGGTGAACTGGACTCCCCCCACCCCGCGATTTACGCTCCACGGGTTCGTAAACGACGTCTACTTCGGAAAATGCGCGGGCCTGACGGGTTCGTGCGGGAGCGAGAGCCATGACAGACCGGGGCTACAAGCGCCGCAAGATGTTCATCGACACACGCGAGCAGGTGACCTTTGCCATCCGCTCGACCGCCCATGTGGGGATTTTCCTGCTGGCCGCGTGCATTCTGATCTACGGCCCCGGCGAGGGCGGCCGGCTCTCGGGCATCCAGCGGATCACCAACGAATTCCTCTACAACATCTCGGATCGGCTGTGGTTTCTCATCCCGGCCTTCGCGCTGGTGTGGATGATTTCGGTCATCGGCAGCCACCGCGTGGTGGGCCCGGTCTTCGGCTTCAAGAACGCGCTGCGCTCGGTCGTCGGCGGCGACCTGACTACGCGGCTCACCCCGCGCGCGGGTGACCACTTTGCAGAGCTGGCCGCGCTCATCAACCACGTCATCGATGTCGAGCACGACAACGTCCAGGCGCTTGCCGAGGCCCGGGGCAAACTCAACGAGGCCCTCGGCGAGAGCGGCGAGGTAAAAGACGCCGCCGCCGCCCGCGAAGCCGCCGCCGAGCTC from the Chrysiogenia bacterium genome contains:
- a CDS encoding MotA/TolQ/ExbB proton channel family protein gives rise to the protein MGDWTTQDWIFYGALLPIALCSSVAMAFFFERLLALRRTKIFPEQFLVEFDDLLGRGAYEEAGTLCRKTDTPLSRVLLAATAHAGLPRAALKERIEEVGRRESVFLERGVAALATVGTISPMLGLLGTVVGMVLIFAQATGGAGIAAPEQLASGISTALYTTVLGLLVAIPSIISARYFQGKAESVALEIEIEAFRVMDQLCAEAQG
- a CDS encoding biopolymer transporter ExbD yields the protein MAFGRARAKDLEGEINLTSLIDILFIVLIFLMLTTSFASRSGVEISLPKSAQQREAAAPDMIEIELNASGEIFIKGRQRSLEELQAFLAETPDKDVPLALRADELARHGRVVEILDIIRGAGFRKLGIEARAK
- a CDS encoding septum formation initiator family protein, which gives rise to MASLAAAFALGFSLYNFVQSAVQVRSLAVQNAEIEARVAALAADNHALARRIKVLREDPQATERIIRQELGLVRAGELVYRFR